One region of Dehalococcoidia bacterium genomic DNA includes:
- the ndk gene encoding nucleoside-diphosphate kinase: protein MEKTLVLVKPDGVQRCLAGEILSRLERRGLKIVALKMLRMDRALAERHYTVHKEKPFFKDLVNFITSGPIIAAVLEGEKAIESTRQTMGATDPKKAAPGTIRADLGINMEHNLIHGSDSAENAEKEIVLFFKPDEILGYTRDIDRWLTG, encoded by the coding sequence ATGGAAAAAACACTGGTATTGGTCAAGCCTGACGGAGTACAACGGTGCCTGGCCGGAGAGATATTATCCAGACTCGAAAGACGCGGCCTGAAAATAGTCGCATTGAAGATGCTGCGCATGGACAGGGCGCTGGCCGAGAGGCATTATACCGTTCACAAAGAGAAGCCTTTTTTCAAAGACCTGGTAAATTTCATCACATCCGGCCCGATCATAGCAGCCGTGCTGGAGGGGGAGAAGGCGATCGAGTCGACCAGGCAGACCATGGGAGCCACAGACCCCAAGAAAGCGGCGCCCGGCACCATCCGGGCGGACCTGGGTATAAATATGGAGCATAACCTGATCCACGGTTCCGATTCAGCGGAGAACGCAGAAAAAGAAATAGTCCTCTTCTTCAAGCCGGATGAGATACTGGGTTATACCAGGGATATAGACAGGTGGCTCACTGGATAG
- the rsfS gene encoding ribosome silencing factor translates to MNLEPLKIARRAVELASDKQAEDVVLLDMRQACSFTDYIVICSGDSDRQVDAIHREILNSLKKESASPYRSEGDSDSGWILLDYLGAVIHIFSKEMRHFYDLENVYGKAVRLLTIQ, encoded by the coding sequence ATAAATCTGGAGCCACTGAAAATAGCCCGAAGGGCAGTCGAGTTGGCCTCGGATAAGCAGGCCGAGGATGTGGTGTTGCTGGATATGAGGCAGGCCTGCTCCTTCACGGATTATATTGTTATCTGCAGCGGCGACAGCGATCGCCAGGTGGACGCCATCCACCGCGAGATATTGAATTCGCTCAAGAAAGAATCAGCTTCGCCCTATCGCAGTGAAGGGGATTCCGACTCAGGCTGGATACTGCTCGATTATCTGGGCGCAGTGATACATATTTTCTCAAAAGAGATGCGCCATTTCTATGATCTGGAAAACGTTTACGGCAAGGCCGTGCGGCTGCTGACTATCCAGTGA
- a CDS encoding gamma-glutamylcyclotransferase family protein, with translation MAMYYFAYASNMSRKQMLERCPDARAVALATLPNFKLIFSGYSRLRKGAVATIRGSQGDRVIGAVYEISEAGLRKLDKYENYPVEYKHMEVRVYTDGGDMYDAITFIKARQEEEGKPSPEYLAVIQQGFRDWGII, from the coding sequence ATGGCTATGTACTATTTCGCCTATGCCTCCAATATGAGCCGCAAACAGATGTTGGAACGCTGCCCCGACGCCAGAGCTGTTGCTTTAGCCACTCTGCCCAATTTCAAGCTGATATTCAGTGGCTACTCCCGTTTGCGCAAAGGCGCGGTGGCTACAATCAGAGGTTCGCAGGGCGACAGGGTCATCGGCGCAGTCTATGAGATAAGCGAAGCCGGGCTGCGCAAGCTGGACAAATACGAAAACTATCCGGTCGAATATAAGCACATGGAGGTGCGCGTTTATACCGACGGCGGCGATATGTACGATGCTATAACGTTCATTAAAGCCAGGCAGGAGGAGGAGGGAAAGCCTTCGCCCGAATACCTGGCCGTGATACAGCAGGGCTTCCGTGACTGGGGCATCATCTGA
- the tsaB gene encoding tRNA (adenosine(37)-N6)-threonylcarbamoyltransferase complex dimerization subunit type 1 TsaB: protein MELAVDTSTSWGGLAISLEGSPVAELTWKPGQNHTSELLPNIGRLLQTVKSDFRSLSAVFVAIGPGSFNGLRAGISAAKGLAFSLNLPLVGVSTLEAEAVMFAFTGLPLCPVHDAGRGEIATALYRYADGWQQLKEEHLTTVEALCEKIGQKTLFCGEIPPAAIENIRASLGDNALIPEWEQRLRRPGSISYLGWRRLKSGQSNSPAALQPLYLRQPPITQRKKKY from the coding sequence ATGGAACTTGCAGTAGACACTTCGACCTCCTGGGGAGGACTGGCGATCTCACTCGAGGGCAGCCCGGTTGCAGAGCTGACCTGGAAACCGGGCCAGAACCATACATCCGAGCTTCTACCCAACATCGGAAGATTGCTGCAAACAGTGAAATCGGACTTCAGGTCGCTGTCCGCGGTGTTCGTTGCCATCGGCCCGGGCAGCTTCAACGGGCTGCGCGCCGGCATCAGTGCGGCCAAAGGCCTGGCCTTCTCTCTTAACCTGCCGCTGGTCGGCGTCAGCACACTGGAGGCTGAGGCTGTTATGTTTGCTTTTACCGGCCTGCCGCTGTGCCCCGTGCATGATGCGGGCAGGGGAGAAATCGCCACCGCGCTTTACCGTTATGCCGATGGCTGGCAGCAGCTGAAAGAGGAGCATCTCACCACAGTTGAAGCGCTGTGCGAAAAAATCGGTCAAAAGACTCTGTTTTGCGGCGAGATTCCCCCCGCTGCAATTGAAAATATCCGTGCGTCGCTGGGAGATAATGCTTTGATTCCTGAATGGGAGCAGCGCCTCAGGAGGCCGGGAAGTATCTCTTACCTGGGTTGGCGTCGGCTGAAATCAGGGCAATCCAACAGCCCTGCTGCGCTTCAGCCCCTTTATTTGAGACAGCCTCCCATAACACAGCGCAAAAAGAAATACTGA
- the thiL gene encoding thiamine-phosphate kinase: MVQHYSKTRRLPGTGLCYNHSMRIAEIGEFGLISKIAALIDEKSDGQSPARRDLLLGIGDDAAAWKSPGGIELITTDILVEEVHFDFAYTDWKNLGWKAMAINISDINSMGGRPRYALVSLALPGRGEAADVLDLYRGILEISNTYGIAVAGGNISASDKVVINITLTGLADGNIMTRSSAQPGDLVAVFGFPGLSSAGRKTLSQFIDLDADALQLFKNAHLRPSPDFNSGPLLAGLGVKTAIDISDGLAADLTHICMASGVAATLHLNNLPIHPLLKRYFGRDSLKMCLAGGEDYQLLLTAAPDVLQGVNAAFDQAPVVIGEITEGQPYAVSLLDEGGNPVHIDFSGWDHYKHPN; this comes from the coding sequence GTGGTGCAACACTATAGCAAGACCCGCCGCCTACCTGGCACAGGCCTGTGCTATAATCACAGCATGCGCATAGCGGAAATAGGCGAATTCGGGCTTATCTCAAAAATAGCGGCTCTTATCGATGAAAAAAGCGACGGGCAGTCGCCGGCCCGCAGGGATTTACTGTTAGGCATCGGCGATGACGCGGCTGCCTGGAAAAGCCCCGGCGGTATCGAGCTTATCACCACGGATATCCTTGTGGAAGAGGTGCACTTCGATTTCGCTTATACAGACTGGAAAAATTTAGGCTGGAAAGCCATGGCTATTAATATCAGTGATATAAACTCTATGGGCGGCAGGCCGCGCTATGCCCTGGTTTCACTGGCGTTGCCCGGTCGCGGCGAGGCCGCGGATGTACTTGATCTCTACCGCGGGATACTGGAGATATCCAATACCTACGGTATAGCTGTGGCCGGCGGAAATATCTCTGCTTCAGATAAAGTCGTTATCAATATCACTTTAACAGGGCTCGCAGATGGGAATATAATGACTCGTTCCTCGGCCCAACCCGGTGACCTGGTAGCCGTTTTCGGTTTCCCGGGCCTCTCTTCAGCCGGGCGTAAGACGCTCTCGCAGTTTATTGATCTGGATGCCGATGCGCTGCAGCTATTTAAGAACGCCCATCTCCGTCCTTCACCGGATTTTAACAGCGGCCCCCTGCTGGCCGGCCTCGGTGTCAAAACGGCAATCGATATCAGCGATGGGCTGGCAGCAGATCTTACACATATCTGTATGGCCAGTGGAGTGGCGGCCACCCTGCACTTAAATAATCTGCCCATCCATCCTCTGCTGAAAAGATATTTCGGCCGCGACAGCCTTAAAATGTGCCTGGCCGGCGGGGAAGATTACCAACTGCTTTTAACAGCTGCACCGGATGTACTGCAAGGAGTTAATGCCGCATTCGATCAGGCTCCTGTCGTTATAGGAGAGATAACGGAGGGGCAACCATACGCCGTATCTTTACTCGACGAAGGTGGAAATCCCGTTCACATCGATTTCAGCGGCTGGGATCATTACAAACATCCTAATTGA
- a CDS encoding CvpA family protein has product MEVPVYAAVIIDIIVALVLVFSFLGGLKQGAPRELCGLLAFIVALSITGAFANYVFVWMSFASDHLWRSLLTFLITMGIIMIIMHLALLLPRHLLDKIWSGGFFWSALGGIFSVINAALGLVLMVLLLGIYPVLGWLNDLLAASSILDWLVSISGSGILYLMHMTGTY; this is encoded by the coding sequence ATGGAAGTGCCTGTTTACGCGGCTGTCATCATCGACATCATAGTGGCCCTGGTACTGGTCTTCAGTTTTCTTGGCGGTTTGAAACAGGGAGCGCCCAGGGAATTATGCGGGCTGCTGGCTTTTATCGTCGCGCTGTCTATTACGGGCGCTTTTGCAAATTATGTCTTTGTCTGGATGAGTTTTGCCTCGGATCATTTATGGCGGTCGTTGTTAACATTCCTGATTACCATGGGCATAATAATGATCATCATGCACCTGGCCCTGCTGTTGCCGCGCCACTTACTGGACAAGATATGGAGCGGTGGATTTTTCTGGAGTGCGCTGGGCGGTATCTTCAGCGTGATCAACGCGGCACTTGGACTGGTGTTGATGGTGTTGCTGCTGGGAATTTATCCGGTGCTCGGCTGGTTGAACGATCTGCTTGCAGCCTCGAGCATTTTAGACTGGCTGGTATCGATATCAGGTTCGGGTATCCTGTATTTGATGCATATGACAGGGACATATTGA
- a CDS encoding MarR family transcriptional regulator — translation MVQQIKADKDYTLVTQIMQVADIFVKVRERELLPQNLSATSAAILFLVDAMGKDVTPARISRMLLREPHSISGILMRMEKQGLIKRTKNMERKNLIRITLTAKGENALKQAMKKEGTKRVLYKLSAEQQRQLKATLTMLKEAGMKELHLSPKALPWP, via the coding sequence ATGGTACAGCAGATTAAAGCGGACAAGGATTATACTCTTGTCACGCAGATTATGCAGGTAGCCGACATATTCGTGAAAGTACGGGAGAGGGAATTACTCCCCCAGAACCTGTCGGCAACCTCGGCCGCCATCCTTTTTCTCGTAGACGCTATGGGGAAAGATGTCACCCCCGCCAGGATTTCCCGCATGCTGCTGCGCGAGCCTCACTCCATATCCGGCATCCTCATGCGCATGGAAAAGCAGGGCTTGATCAAACGAACCAAGAACATGGAGCGTAAAAACTTGATCCGCATCACCCTGACAGCAAAGGGAGAAAATGCCCTGAAACAGGCCATGAAAAAAGAGGGGACCAAGCGCGTCCTGTACAAATTGAGTGCAGAACAGCAGAGGCAGCTCAAGGCGACTCTGACCATGCTTAAAGAGGCGGGCATGAAGGAGTTACACCTCAGTCCCAAAGCTCTGCCCTGGCCTTAA
- the tsaE gene encoding tRNA (adenosine(37)-N6)-threonylcarbamoyltransferase complex ATPase subunit type 1 TsaE — MPGFTVTTQSPEQTRRLGQVIGGLARGNDLYLLKGNLGTGKTHLVQGIAFGLGIKEYACSPSFMIAREYHGRLPLYHLDLYRLDLIEEIAGLGLDEYFRDDSVCAIEWAEKGAPVLPGDNLTIRLKHLPGERRGISFIPHGKRYDELVDRLKIALRNDGEATWNLQ, encoded by the coding sequence ATGCCAGGTTTTACAGTTACCACGCAAAGCCCGGAACAAACCCGCAGACTCGGCCAGGTCATCGGCGGACTGGCGCGGGGCAACGACCTTTACCTGTTGAAAGGAAACCTCGGGACAGGTAAAACCCACCTGGTTCAGGGCATCGCCTTCGGATTGGGCATCAAGGAGTACGCCTGCAGCCCTTCTTTCATGATAGCCCGTGAGTATCACGGCCGGCTTCCTCTCTACCATCTCGACCTTTACAGGCTGGACCTTATCGAGGAGATAGCCGGCCTCGGGCTGGACGAATATTTCCGTGATGACTCCGTCTGCGCCATAGAATGGGCCGAAAAAGGAGCGCCCGTTTTGCCCGGGGACAACCTGACCATCAGACTGAAGCACCTGCCGGGCGAAAGGCGGGGTATATCCTTCATCCCCCATGGCAAAAGATACGATGAACTGGTCGACCGTTTGAAAATCGCTCTGCGGAACGACGGGGAAGCTACATGGAACTTGCAGTAG
- a CDS encoding peptidylprolyl isomerase: MSKKRNKKTKVVKKAWYKNKSVMIPLVTAVVLIAVFLTLFITGVIKMPAQQPKSYNSPVPMTIDVNKKYTALIKTAKGDLALELYPQDAPVTVNSFVTLARKGFYNGLTFHRVIPDFMAQGGDPSGNGTGGPGYKFQDEFSSRTHQAGSLSMANSGPNTNGSQFFICYTPQPHLNGKHTVFGQLTQGMDVLKNLVNGDKMIEVVITESN, translated from the coding sequence ATGTCAAAAAAACGGAACAAGAAAACCAAAGTTGTAAAAAAGGCCTGGTACAAAAATAAGTCCGTCATGATACCGCTGGTCACGGCGGTGGTGCTGATAGCAGTATTTCTAACGTTGTTTATAACAGGAGTGATTAAAATGCCCGCACAACAGCCTAAAAGCTATAATTCACCGGTTCCCATGACGATCGATGTTAACAAGAAATATACCGCCCTCATCAAGACAGCCAAAGGAGACCTGGCGCTGGAGCTGTATCCCCAGGACGCCCCGGTCACCGTCAATAGCTTCGTCACGCTGGCGCGAAAGGGTTTTTACAACGGGCTGACCTTTCACCGCGTGATACCCGATTTCATGGCGCAGGGCGGAGATCCCAGCGGCAACGGCACAGGCGGGCCGGGATATAAATTCCAGGACGAGTTCAGTTCCAGAACACACCAGGCCGGCTCATTATCGATGGCCAATTCCGGCCCGAATACCAACGGCAGCCAGTTTTTCATCTGCTATACGCCGCAACCACACCTGAACGGCAAGCACACCGTTTTCGGGCAGCTTACGCAGGGCATGGATGTGTTGAAAAATCTGGTGAACGGCGACAAGATGATCGAAGTGGTGATCACCGAGAGCAATTGA
- a CDS encoding zinc ribbon domain-containing protein, producing MQQMVTCQNCGAQNAANQQFCVSCGSHLGNNQRQIPHMPIVTGIATPAPMITGMSMPQQPVTPTVAPDAHYHRQLDVKPTWGLAWGLFWRMLCLWIFVSGVIFLVYMLVRLALGYTSVFGSW from the coding sequence ATGCAGCAGATGGTAACATGCCAGAATTGCGGCGCACAGAATGCCGCCAACCAGCAGTTCTGTGTATCATGCGGATCGCACCTGGGGAATAACCAGCGCCAAATTCCCCATATGCCCATCGTAACCGGCATAGCTACCCCTGCCCCTATGATCACAGGCATGTCGATGCCCCAGCAGCCGGTGACGCCAACAGTAGCCCCCGACGCACATTATCACCGGCAACTCGATGTCAAACCTACCTGGGGCCTGGCCTGGGGTCTTTTCTGGCGTATGCTATGCCTGTGGATCTTTGTCTCGGGCGTCATCTTCCTGGTGTATATGCTGGTGAGGCTGGCGCTGGGCTACACTTCGGTGTTCGGAAGCTGGTAG